A portion of the Bacillus thuringiensis genome contains these proteins:
- the brnQ2 gene encoding branched-chain amino acid transport system II carrier protein BrnQ2, translating to MRTTLKPAQILSISLLLFAVFFGAGNMIFPPLLGLSSGENMWVSITGFIITDVGLSLLAIVAVALAGGSFNTLASRVHPKFAAVFAIIIYLSIGPLFVIPRTGSVSYEIGIAPLFPDQWYSMLVFSAIFFTVVYFLSLNPSKLVDHIGKILTPILLVIIAIMATKAILSPGTFAEPIGDYKDIPFFKGFLEGFLTLDAIGALVLSTIVVNAIRQNGIQEKKSIAKYTIICGSIAALFLTIVYFLLGYIGASNGNLGQFENGGQLLATVMYQFFGTSGNILLSIAIIFACLTTAIGVVSAFANYFTTVLTNVSYKKLVLYVCIFSFVISNLGLSLLIKITLPVLIILYPITIILVFVSFIDKYTKRKPSVYIGAMIAAFIISCIHALDNVEMIPSFIANIVHTIPFYNLGIGWIIPAIIGGIIGYFIPQTEATGEVSTK from the coding sequence ATGCGTACAACTTTAAAACCAGCGCAAATACTTTCGATTAGTTTATTACTATTCGCAGTTTTCTTCGGTGCTGGTAATATGATTTTCCCGCCCCTTCTTGGTCTTTCTTCCGGAGAAAATATGTGGGTTTCCATTACAGGATTTATTATTACAGACGTCGGTTTATCTTTACTTGCTATCGTTGCTGTTGCCCTTGCTGGTGGTAGTTTTAACACTTTAGCGAGCCGTGTTCATCCAAAATTCGCAGCAGTATTCGCTATCATTATTTATCTTTCAATCGGCCCACTATTTGTTATTCCACGAACTGGATCTGTATCTTACGAAATCGGGATTGCACCACTTTTCCCAGATCAATGGTATTCTATGTTAGTTTTTAGTGCGATTTTCTTTACAGTCGTTTACTTCTTATCATTAAATCCATCCAAGCTAGTAGATCATATCGGTAAAATATTAACACCAATTTTACTTGTAATTATTGCAATTATGGCAACAAAAGCGATTCTTTCACCAGGAACGTTTGCAGAGCCTATCGGTGACTATAAAGACATCCCGTTTTTCAAAGGATTTCTTGAAGGATTTTTAACGTTAGATGCAATTGGCGCTCTCGTACTATCAACAATTGTTGTAAATGCAATTCGTCAAAACGGTATACAAGAGAAGAAATCTATCGCAAAATATACAATCATTTGCGGAAGTATTGCTGCTCTATTCTTAACAATTGTTTACTTCTTACTCGGTTATATCGGAGCTTCAAACGGAAACTTAGGGCAATTCGAAAACGGTGGTCAGCTATTAGCTACTGTTATGTATCAATTCTTTGGGACAAGCGGTAATATTTTATTAAGTATCGCCATTATCTTCGCTTGTTTAACGACGGCAATTGGTGTTGTAAGTGCATTTGCAAATTACTTCACAACAGTGCTAACAAATGTTTCATACAAAAAGCTTGTACTATACGTTTGTATCTTTAGTTTCGTTATTTCAAACTTAGGATTAAGCTTATTAATTAAAATCACACTACCTGTATTAATTATTTTGTACCCAATTACGATCATTTTAGTTTTCGTATCATTTATCGATAAATATACGAAACGTAAACCTTCTGTCTACATTGGAGCGATGATTGCAGCGTTTATTATTAGCTGTATTCATGCACTTGATAATGTGGAAATGATACCAAGTTTTATCGCTAATATCGTACACACCATTCCTTTTTATAACCTAGGAATTGGCTGGATCATTCCAGCAATAATCGGTGGTATAATTGGATACTTTATTCCGCAAACAGAAGCTACAGGTGAAGTTTCTACAAAATAA
- the cotJC gene encoding spore coat protein CotJC → MWIYEKKLQYPVKVSTCNPALAKLLVEQYGGADGELAAALRYLNQRYTIPDKVVGLLTDIGTEEFAHLEMIATMIYKLTKDATPEQMKAAGLDAQYANHDSALFYHNAGGVPFTATYIQAKGDPIADLYEDIAAEEKARATYQWLIDLSDDPDINDSLRFLREREIVHSQRFREAVEILKEERDRKIYF, encoded by the coding sequence ATGTGGATTTATGAGAAAAAATTACAATACCCCGTTAAAGTAAGCACCTGTAATCCAGCACTCGCAAAATTATTAGTTGAACAATACGGAGGTGCAGATGGTGAACTTGCAGCTGCCCTTCGCTACTTAAATCAACGGTATACGATTCCCGACAAAGTCGTTGGCTTGCTGACCGATATTGGCACCGAAGAATTCGCACACCTAGAAATGATTGCTACAATGATTTATAAATTAACGAAAGATGCAACACCTGAACAAATGAAAGCTGCCGGATTAGATGCACAGTACGCTAATCACGATAGCGCCTTGTTTTATCATAATGCCGGTGGTGTTCCTTTTACTGCTACTTATATTCAAGCAAAAGGTGATCCTATCGCAGATTTATATGAAGATATTGCAGCTGAAGAAAAAGCACGAGCAACTTATCAATGGCTCATTGATTTATCAGACGATCCCGACATAAATGACAGCTTACGCTTTTTACGCGAACGAGAAATTGTCCATTCACAACGCTTCCGAGAAGCAGTTGAAATTTTAAAAGAAGAACGCGATAGAAAAATATATTTTTAA
- a CDS encoding spore coat protein CotJB — protein MTQILPDEYYKWIEELQELDFVLVELTLYLDTHPNDTAAINQFNDFSYKRRILQQKIEGKYGPLQQFGNSYSNAPWEWSKGPWPWQI, from the coding sequence GTGACACAAATATTGCCTGATGAATATTACAAATGGATTGAAGAACTACAAGAACTGGACTTTGTATTAGTTGAACTTACCCTCTATTTAGATACACATCCTAACGATACCGCCGCTATAAATCAATTCAATGATTTCTCCTATAAACGAAGAATATTACAGCAAAAAATTGAAGGAAAATACGGGCCACTTCAACAGTTTGGAAATAGTTATTCTAACGCTCCATGGGAATGGAGCAAAGGGCCTTGGCCATGGCAAATATAA
- a CDS encoding spore coat associated protein CotJA gives MDKYMKSYIPFHGPNDPCPPIGKKYYSTPPHLFMGFQPPNLPQFPPKEALRKGTLWPAFYDYYENPYKKGRD, from the coding sequence ATGGACAAATACATGAAATCCTACATACCTTTTCATGGACCAAACGATCCTTGCCCTCCAATTGGGAAAAAATATTACTCAACACCCCCTCACCTGTTTATGGGCTTTCAGCCACCTAACTTACCCCAATTCCCACCAAAAGAAGCTTTAAGAAAAGGGACTTTATGGCCTGCTTTTTATGATTATTATGAAAATCCTTACAAAAAAGGACGTGACTAA
- a CDS encoding VOC family protein, with amino-acid sequence MERITTCIVLESKNLKETLYFYEGILGFTPSKERPQLRVTGVWYDIGSTRICFVVHRGLGEYRETVTSTVEELFFKTTNIDQIKKKLEFYHISFVEECDGEEVRITLYDPDHVKIQLVSTKNIE; translated from the coding sequence ATGGAAAGGATTACAACATGCATTGTATTAGAATCTAAAAACTTAAAGGAAACATTATATTTTTATGAAGGGATTCTAGGTTTCACACCGAGTAAGGAGAGACCACAATTACGTGTAACAGGTGTTTGGTATGATATTGGTTCAACGAGAATTTGTTTTGTTGTACACCGGGGACTGGGAGAGTATAGAGAGACTGTCACATCAACAGTAGAGGAACTATTTTTTAAAACTACAAATATCGATCAGATAAAGAAAAAATTGGAGTTTTATCATATATCATTTGTAGAGGAATGTGATGGTGAAGAAGTAAGAATAACTTTATATGATCCGGATCATGTTAAGATCCAACTTGTTTCAACAAAGAATATAGAATAG
- a CDS encoding YkvA family protein, producing MKKLISRLRVVFHVRRFVPFLFDFFTSKEVSIKKKILSIAFLVGYVAMPLDLIPDFLPFIGILDDIGIVLFILNRIVKMAPVQLQEKHNVNVG from the coding sequence ATGAAAAAACTTATTAGTAGATTAAGAGTTGTATTTCATGTTCGCCGATTTGTTCCATTCCTATTTGACTTTTTCACTTCAAAAGAGGTTTCAATAAAGAAGAAAATTTTATCTATTGCATTTTTAGTTGGTTATGTTGCGATGCCGCTCGATTTAATTCCAGACTTCTTACCGTTTATCGGTATTTTAGATGATATTGGAATTGTGTTATTTATTTTGAACCGAATTGTAAAAATGGCGCCAGTTCAATTACAAGAAAAGCATAACGTAAATGTAGGATAG
- a CDS encoding DedA family protein, which produces MEQIILDIIEFLKQFSYFGVVLALTFEFIPAEVVLPMVGYWVYEGDMNFWLAVLAGTLGGTTGPLTLYALGYYGGRPLLIKYGKYFFIKEEQIQKADDFFEKYGPVVAFVGRFVPGVRTLISVPCGMAKMNIWKFSIYTFVAMFPLTTLYVYFGMKLGPHWEKAAGVVGQYMLPILGGVILIVASIFVYKYMKKRNKTESI; this is translated from the coding sequence ATGGAGCAAATTATTTTAGATATAATCGAATTTTTAAAGCAGTTTTCTTATTTTGGAGTTGTGTTAGCATTAACGTTTGAATTTATTCCGGCAGAAGTAGTTTTGCCCATGGTTGGGTATTGGGTATACGAGGGTGATATGAATTTTTGGCTTGCTGTACTAGCCGGAACGCTTGGCGGAACGACTGGACCGTTAACGTTATACGCACTCGGTTATTACGGTGGCCGTCCTCTATTAATAAAATACGGGAAATACTTCTTCATTAAAGAAGAACAAATTCAAAAAGCAGATGATTTCTTCGAGAAATATGGACCGGTTGTAGCATTTGTTGGACGCTTTGTACCGGGAGTTAGAACGCTTATTTCTGTTCCATGTGGTATGGCGAAAATGAACATATGGAAATTCAGCATATATACATTTGTAGCAATGTTCCCGTTAACGACTTTGTATGTTTATTTTGGAATGAAATTAGGTCCGCATTGGGAAAAAGCAGCGGGTGTTGTTGGACAATACATGCTACCAATATTAGGAGGCGTTATTCTTATCGTGGCTAGTATCTTTGTCTATAAATATATGAAGAAAAGAAACAAAACGGAATCTATCTAG
- a CDS encoding DUF3992 domain-containing protein — protein MSCECSGSALTCCPDKNYVQDKVCSPWSATVVATAIDNVLYTNNINQNVVGTGFVKYDVGPGPITVEVLDSAGGTIDTQTLNPGTSIAFTYRRFDSIQVVLPATPAGTYQGEFCITTRYPLS, from the coding sequence ATGTCTTGTGAGTGCTCAGGGTCCGCATTAACTTGTTGTCCAGATAAAAATTATGTGCAAGATAAAGTGTGTAGTCCGTGGTCTGCTACTGTAGTTGCAACAGCAATTGATAATGTTCTCTATACAAATAATATTAACCAAAACGTAGTTGGTACTGGTTTTGTTAAATATGATGTTGGACCAGGCCCAATTACTGTAGAGGTACTTGATTCTGCTGGGGGTACAATTGATACACAAACATTGAACCCAGGAACGAGTATTGCTTTTACGTATCGCCGCTTTGATAGTATACAAGTTGTGTTACCTGCAACACCTGCTGGAACGTATCAGGGAGAATTTTGTATTACAACACGTTATCCACTTTCATAG
- a CDS encoding DUF3992 domain-containing protein — MGMRSSSLSCCSNKTLVQDQVCTDWSITGAGTQIVYTNNITQEVYGSGYVKYDVGANPITVDFLVGATVVDTITVQPQSSGTFTVRYFTTVRITTTGTTVNQGEFCITVRYPIS, encoded by the coding sequence ATGGGAATGAGAAGTTCCAGTTTGTCTTGTTGTTCTAATAAAACACTTGTGCAAGACCAAGTATGTACAGACTGGTCTATTACAGGTGCTGGTACTCAAATTGTATATACAAATAATATCACGCAAGAAGTATATGGTTCAGGTTACGTGAAGTATGATGTAGGTGCCAACCCGATTACAGTTGATTTTTTAGTAGGTGCAACAGTAGTTGATACAATTACTGTACAACCACAAAGTAGTGGTACTTTCACTGTCCGATATTTTACTACTGTCCGAATTACTACGACAGGAACGACTGTTAATCAAGGCGAGTTTTGTATTACAGTACGTTATCCAATTTCATAA
- a CDS encoding S-Ena type endospore appendage yields MICPDPCPPPPPPNPNCERVTNEFAGNFLITNNTIPSAKDASQSMILWQSDGILLISGTVSVYNSTSSTEAITIQIVGTVTNIFTVFPGNTISYTGKDLHSVSIINITSNPSLYLEGKYCCEFTCCL; encoded by the coding sequence ATTATTTGTCCAGACCCTTGTCCACCGCCCCCTCCTCCAAATCCAAATTGCGAGCGAGTAACAAATGAATTTGCAGGGAATTTCCTCATAACTAATAACACCATCCCATCTGCCAAAGATGCATCACAATCAATGATACTATGGCAAAGTGATGGGATATTACTTATATCAGGTACTGTCTCGGTTTACAATAGTACTAGCAGCACCGAAGCAATTACAATTCAAATCGTTGGAACAGTAACCAATATTTTCACTGTGTTTCCTGGTAATACAATATCGTACACAGGAAAAGATTTACACTCGGTCAGTATTATCAATATAACAAGTAATCCTTCACTATATTTAGAAGGCAAGTACTGTTGCGAATTTACATGTTGCTTATAG
- a CDS encoding LamG-like jellyroll fold domain-containing protein: MDRTALRKVKGLIGLLMVFVLAFVSFPWSTSVKAEEKKQEKASSEKKIVFPVVSDVHIKNSGTDDTFRWKRAIEQFNTLAPKQDAFVIVGDFTDTGSVQQYDRFMQVYNENANKDAVRMNSLGNHDYWNGLSVEGAQKRFLEKTGMESIYYHKVVKGYHFLVMSPENGTTHGYYSDKQINWLKEEMAKAQKDDPTKPIFVFLHQHIKDTVYGSHEWGTQDSAKINTVLKEYPQVITFSGHSHYPLDDPRSIHQKDFTSVGTSSVSYMEVEGGKVQGNIPPGASTLSQGLLVEVDDEEVTINRRDFHTNSWTGEPWKIKLPAKKETFTHVEDRDKEKPYFAKDAKLAVSNVTENAATVTFPQALDNLLVHSYRVQARDKQTGEIKNKLLAFSEFYRDPVPKDLTFTLAGLDGGKTYTLEVVAIDSFGNETAQPLTAEITTKKDNIDPNVKVPKADVFDVNFADGTFKDNSPFGTKGDVKGNVVIEYDKALKKNVMKLNGQSNTFGYLPFSAAQKEKVANTFTLETVFSMNQIRGQGILQNTESGGIGFESTGSGYVELWAHIGGSYKRVGVQLEANKTYHLTGTYNGSEVAIYVDGKKVNSQPATGKVYHPNVPFAFGADPDSNGNGGIPLNGQIALAKLYSKALSSSEVLAAYNEFSNRTKLEQVNALFEELGKVKEVLAGTYGFGDKPGQYSKEAFQELEKSYNNAKQVFENVGSTGEQIVQTYNELKTANVTFVQSKVVEQPKTPKEKLQINIESAKVVVKKAQDANVTDGSVKALSQKITVAEAVVKDVKVKDAQVETMNRTLEHAISLVEKSMNK, encoded by the coding sequence GTGGACAGAACTGCTTTAAGAAAAGTAAAAGGCCTTATTGGATTATTAATGGTTTTTGTATTAGCGTTCGTATCATTTCCGTGGAGTACATCAGTCAAGGCAGAAGAGAAAAAGCAAGAAAAGGCATCAAGTGAGAAGAAGATAGTTTTTCCAGTTGTAAGTGATGTGCATATTAAAAATAGTGGAACGGATGATACGTTTCGCTGGAAAAGAGCGATTGAACAGTTTAATACATTAGCACCGAAGCAAGATGCATTTGTTATTGTAGGTGATTTCACAGATACAGGATCAGTGCAGCAATATGATCGTTTCATGCAAGTGTATAATGAAAATGCAAATAAAGATGCAGTGCGAATGAATTCACTCGGTAACCATGATTATTGGAACGGTTTATCTGTAGAGGGTGCACAGAAGCGTTTCTTAGAAAAAACAGGTATGGAATCAATTTATTATCATAAAGTGGTAAAAGGTTATCACTTCCTTGTTATGTCTCCAGAGAATGGAACAACTCATGGATATTATTCAGACAAGCAAATTAATTGGTTAAAAGAAGAAATGGCGAAAGCGCAAAAAGATGATCCAACAAAACCAATTTTCGTATTTTTACATCAACATATTAAAGATACAGTGTACGGTAGTCATGAATGGGGAACACAAGATAGCGCAAAAATTAATACAGTATTAAAGGAATATCCACAAGTTATTACATTTTCGGGTCATTCGCATTATCCGTTAGACGATCCAAGATCGATTCATCAAAAAGACTTTACATCAGTTGGTACATCTTCAGTAAGTTATATGGAAGTTGAAGGTGGTAAAGTACAAGGGAATATCCCGCCAGGAGCTAGTACGTTAAGCCAAGGTTTATTAGTAGAAGTAGATGATGAAGAAGTAACGATTAATCGTCGTGATTTCCATACGAATTCTTGGACAGGCGAGCCTTGGAAAATTAAATTACCAGCAAAGAAAGAAACATTTACACATGTAGAAGATCGTGATAAAGAAAAGCCTTACTTTGCTAAGGATGCAAAGCTTGCTGTATCAAATGTAACAGAAAATGCGGCAACGGTAACATTCCCGCAAGCATTGGACAACCTTCTTGTTCATTCTTATCGTGTACAAGCTAGAGATAAGCAGACGGGAGAAATAAAGAATAAATTGTTAGCATTCTCAGAGTTTTATCGTGATCCAGTGCCAAAAGACCTTACATTTACACTTGCAGGATTAGATGGCGGGAAAACATATACACTTGAAGTCGTTGCAATCGATTCATTTGGCAATGAAACCGCACAGCCGTTAACTGCGGAAATTACTACGAAAAAAGATAATATTGACCCGAATGTGAAAGTACCAAAAGCTGATGTTTTCGATGTAAACTTTGCAGATGGTACATTTAAAGACAATTCACCATTTGGTACAAAAGGTGATGTGAAGGGCAATGTGGTTATTGAATATGATAAAGCATTGAAAAAGAATGTGATGAAATTAAACGGACAATCTAATACATTTGGATACCTTCCATTTTCAGCGGCACAAAAAGAGAAAGTAGCAAATACATTTACGCTAGAAACGGTATTTTCAATGAATCAAATCCGTGGCCAAGGTATTTTGCAAAATACAGAGAGCGGCGGAATTGGATTTGAGTCTACAGGAAGTGGATATGTTGAATTATGGGCTCACATTGGTGGCAGCTATAAACGTGTTGGAGTTCAATTAGAAGCGAACAAAACGTATCATTTAACAGGAACGTATAACGGAAGTGAAGTGGCAATTTACGTAGATGGTAAAAAAGTAAATAGTCAGCCAGCTACTGGGAAAGTGTATCATCCAAACGTACCATTTGCATTTGGAGCGGATCCTGATAGTAACGGAAATGGTGGTATTCCGTTAAATGGACAAATCGCGCTTGCGAAATTATATAGTAAAGCGTTAAGTTCTTCAGAAGTATTAGCGGCGTACAATGAGTTCTCTAACCGTACGAAGTTAGAGCAAGTAAATGCGTTATTTGAAGAGCTTGGAAAAGTAAAAGAAGTGTTAGCTGGAACGTATGGATTTGGAGATAAGCCAGGTCAATATTCAAAGGAAGCATTTCAAGAATTAGAGAAAAGCTATAATAACGCAAAACAAGTGTTTGAAAATGTAGGGAGTACGGGAGAGCAAATCGTTCAAACATATAACGAATTAAAAACAGCTAATGTAACATTTGTACAATCTAAAGTAGTAGAACAACCGAAAACACCGAAAGAAAAATTACAAATCAATATTGAATCTGCAAAAGTAGTAGTGAAAAAAGCTCAAGATGCAAATGTAACGGACGGTTCAGTGAAAGCACTGAGTCAAAAAATTACAGTGGCCGAAGCTGTAGTGAAAGATGTAAAAGTAAAAGATGCACAGGTAGAAACGATGAATCGTACATTAGAGCATGCGATTTCACTCGTTGAAAAAAGTATGAACAAATAA